In Pedobacter sp. WC2423, the following are encoded in one genomic region:
- a CDS encoding 3-hydroxyacyl-CoA dehydrogenase NAD-binding domain-containing protein: MNKKINKVAVLGSGIMGSRIACHFANIGVEVLLLDIAPKELSPEETAKGLTLENPAVQNRIVNAALQNAIKTNPSPVYTKKVVNKITTGNFEADMSRIAGVDWIIEVVVENLDIKKKVFEQVEQFRKAGTLITSNTSGIPIHLMTEGRSDDFKANFCGTHFFNPPRYLRLLEIIPTPDTKPELVDFLMHYGDKFLGKTTVLCKDTPAFIANRVGVYSMMALLHLVEKLDLTVEEVDKFTGPALGRPKSATFRTSDVVGLDTMIKVSKGLYDNCPDDKAHDLFKLPDYVVKMEANKWLGDKTKQGFYKKTKTADGKTEILALDLKTLEYRVQQKVKSATLELTKPIENVRDRMKVFAAGKDKAAEVFRHSFFGLFEYVSDRIPEIADELYRIDDALRAGFGWDLGPFEVWDAVGIKESLEGMKKYGHEAAAWVHEMLAAGHTTFYKVEDGVKKYYDIPSKSYKALPGADSFIILDNIRTTKTIWKNSGASILDLGDGILNVEFHSKMNTIGGDTLQAINKAIDLAEKDYRGVVIGNDGANFSAGANVGMIFMMAVEQEWDELNMAIRAFQNTSMRIRYSSIPVVVAPHNLTLGGGCEFSLHADHVQLNAETYMGLVEFGVGVIPGGGGTKEFALRASDEYKDDQIVQNVLKDRFLTIGMAKVSTSALEAYELGYLQKDKFSVSMNRSRLIADAKAKAIELADAGYTQPVRRKDIRVLGKQGLGIVYAGANTMYSGHYISEHDKKISEKLGYVMCGGDLSSPTEVTEQYLLDLEREAFLSLCGERKTLERIQSIVTKGKPLRN, encoded by the coding sequence ATGAACAAAAAGATAAATAAAGTAGCGGTATTAGGCTCCGGTATCATGGGCTCACGCATTGCTTGTCACTTTGCGAATATAGGTGTAGAAGTATTGTTGTTAGACATTGCGCCAAAAGAACTCAGCCCTGAGGAAACAGCCAAAGGATTGACGCTGGAAAATCCGGCAGTTCAGAACCGTATTGTCAATGCAGCTTTGCAAAATGCCATTAAAACCAATCCTTCCCCGGTTTATACCAAAAAAGTAGTCAACAAGATTACCACGGGTAACTTTGAGGCCGACATGTCCAGAATTGCTGGTGTAGACTGGATTATTGAGGTGGTAGTCGAAAATCTTGATATTAAGAAAAAAGTATTCGAACAAGTTGAGCAGTTCCGTAAGGCCGGAACGTTAATCACCTCCAATACTTCTGGTATCCCTATACATTTAATGACCGAAGGAAGAAGCGACGATTTCAAAGCTAATTTCTGCGGTACACACTTTTTTAATCCGCCGCGTTATCTGCGTTTACTGGAGATTATTCCTACTCCGGATACCAAACCTGAACTGGTAGATTTCTTAATGCACTATGGAGATAAGTTTTTAGGTAAAACAACTGTTTTATGTAAGGATACTCCTGCCTTCATTGCCAACAGAGTAGGCGTATATTCTATGATGGCTTTACTGCACCTGGTTGAGAAATTAGATTTGACAGTAGAGGAAGTTGATAAATTTACAGGACCTGCTTTAGGAAGACCAAAATCAGCTACTTTTCGTACTTCTGACGTAGTAGGTTTAGATACCATGATTAAAGTATCAAAAGGACTGTATGATAATTGTCCTGATGATAAGGCCCATGATTTATTTAAGCTTCCTGATTATGTAGTTAAAATGGAAGCTAATAAATGGTTAGGCGATAAAACCAAACAAGGTTTCTATAAAAAAACAAAAACCGCTGATGGTAAAACAGAAATTTTAGCGCTTGACTTAAAAACACTGGAATACCGTGTTCAGCAAAAAGTGAAATCTGCCACACTTGAACTGACCAAACCAATTGAAAATGTCAGGGACAGAATGAAAGTTTTTGCAGCAGGTAAGGATAAAGCAGCAGAAGTATTCAGACATTCTTTCTTTGGTTTGTTTGAATATGTATCTGACCGGATTCCTGAAATTGCGGATGAACTTTACAGGATTGACGATGCCTTACGTGCTGGATTCGGATGGGATTTAGGCCCGTTTGAAGTTTGGGATGCTGTAGGTATTAAAGAATCACTGGAAGGCATGAAAAAATATGGCCATGAAGCTGCTGCCTGGGTTCATGAAATGCTAGCCGCTGGTCATACTACTTTCTATAAAGTAGAGGATGGTGTTAAAAAATATTACGATATTCCTTCTAAGAGCTATAAAGCATTACCAGGGGCTGATTCATTCATCATCCTGGATAATATTCGTACTACTAAAACAATCTGGAAGAACTCAGGTGCTTCTATTCTTGATCTGGGTGACGGAATTCTGAATGTGGAATTCCATTCTAAAATGAATACCATCGGGGGAGATACCCTTCAGGCGATTAACAAAGCCATAGACCTGGCAGAAAAAGATTACAGAGGAGTAGTGATTGGTAATGATGGAGCTAATTTTTCGGCAGGTGCAAATGTTGGAATGATTTTCATGATGGCTGTAGAGCAGGAATGGGATGAGCTGAACATGGCAATCAGGGCATTTCAGAATACTTCGATGAGAATCAGATATTCTTCTATTCCGGTTGTTGTAGCTCCGCATAACCTGACTTTAGGTGGCGGATGTGAATTCAGTTTACATGCAGACCATGTACAGCTGAATGCAGAGACTTATATGGGGCTGGTTGAATTTGGTGTAGGCGTGATCCCTGGAGGAGGCGGTACAAAAGAATTCGCCCTGCGTGCTTCTGATGAATATAAAGATGATCAGATTGTTCAAAATGTACTGAAAGACCGTTTCCTGACCATAGGAATGGCCAAGGTTTCAACTTCTGCACTCGAAGCTTATGAACTGGGATACCTGCAAAAAGATAAATTCTCTGTTTCCATGAACCGTAGCAGATTAATTGCCGATGCCAAAGCGAAAGCAATTGAGCTGGCAGATGCTGGTTATACACAACCTGTAAGAAGAAAAGATATCAGGGTGTTGGGTAAACAAGGACTAGGAATTGTTTATGCAGGTGCAAATACAATGTATTCAGGTCACTATATTTCTGAACATGATAAAAAGATCTCCGAAAAACTGGGTTATGTAATGTGCGGAGGTGATTTATCGTCTCCTACAGAAGTAACTGAGCAGTATTTGCTGGATCTGGAAAGAGAAGCTTTCTTATCACTTTGCGGTGAGCGGAAAACGCTGGAGAGAATTCAGAGTATTGTGACTAAAGGGAAACCATTGCGTAATTAA
- a CDS encoding MarR family winged helix-turn-helix transcriptional regulator, whose amino-acid sequence MKQQETIDYLLKVVWQNMSNTYNQIASEFGITQAIGYVLINIDKDGTAVSQLAGLLGVKATSLSRMLNNMEESGLIYREASSGDKRSVKVFLTDFGREKRQLAKGVVRSFNEYLNDHLTVSEKNNLVQSLQKLNKLTLGYTVTTGNDEQKDK is encoded by the coding sequence ATGAAACAACAGGAAACAATAGATTATTTATTGAAAGTGGTTTGGCAGAATATGTCCAACACGTATAACCAGATCGCTTCTGAATTCGGAATCACTCAAGCTATTGGTTATGTGTTGATTAATATTGATAAAGACGGTACGGCAGTCTCGCAGCTTGCAGGATTGCTTGGCGTTAAGGCCACCAGCCTGTCCAGGATGTTAAACAATATGGAAGAATCCGGATTAATATACAGGGAAGCCTCCTCTGGAGATAAAAGATCCGTGAAAGTCTTTCTGACAGACTTTGGCCGGGAGAAGCGGCAATTAGCAAAAGGAGTTGTACGCTCTTTCAATGAATACCTGAATGATCATTTAACTGTATCAGAAAAGAATAATCTGGTACAAAGCTTACAGAAATTAAATAAACTCACTTTAGGATATACAGTAACTACAGGAAATGATGAACAAAAAGATAAATAA
- a CDS encoding DUF6089 family protein produces MKQKLFKSLPVALAALLIGGAAQAQEQPVSNAAQQFSTWSIGVNAGILTPTSPLGGHNDFSKNSSSLGYGLYVKKQFTPYFSLKLDGIRGKLKGDNSKAFNDGKGVAIVGGNSKFETELNYAASLSAEVNMFNIDLFRKQDALQLFVTGGAGLAGYKPKVTAGNVTTEYPKDVKELIIPVGLGARFKVSDKVNFNLGWSVYFVDGDNLDGTYRGGRHSDKFSYASAGLEFALGKGKQLAFSNPVAASYDEALQAKNIANSLKSDLDAQKSENAKLRTEMNDLLKDTDGDGVADKLDKCPNTPSGTVVDGAGCPLVAPAPVVTEKVIITEADRKVVKQAIKDLEFDLSKATIRAKSYPSLNRVANLLVTKNFSLKLAGHTDNTGSADLNMRLSKDRAESVKAYLVSQGANASRIEATGYGKNQPIATNKTAAGRQKNRRVEFTLY; encoded by the coding sequence ATGAAACAAAAATTATTCAAAAGCCTGCCAGTAGCTTTAGCTGCCCTCTTAATTGGTGGTGCTGCACAAGCGCAGGAACAACCAGTTAGTAATGCTGCTCAACAGTTCAGTACTTGGTCTATCGGTGTTAATGCTGGTATTTTAACTCCAACTTCTCCACTAGGTGGCCACAATGATTTCTCTAAGAACAGTTCTAGTTTAGGATATGGTCTTTATGTTAAGAAACAATTTACTCCATATTTCTCTTTGAAATTAGACGGAATCAGAGGTAAATTGAAAGGTGACAACTCTAAAGCATTCAATGATGGAAAAGGTGTTGCTATCGTAGGTGGAAACTCTAAATTTGAAACTGAATTAAATTATGCTGCTAGTTTAAGCGCAGAAGTTAACATGTTCAACATTGATTTATTCAGAAAACAAGATGCATTACAATTATTTGTAACAGGTGGTGCTGGTTTAGCTGGTTACAAACCAAAAGTTACTGCTGGTAATGTAACGACTGAATATCCAAAAGATGTTAAAGAATTAATCATCCCTGTAGGATTAGGTGCTAGATTTAAAGTTTCTGATAAAGTTAACTTTAACTTAGGATGGTCTGTTTACTTTGTTGATGGTGATAACTTAGACGGTACTTACCGTGGTGGTCGTCATAGCGATAAATTCAGCTATGCTAGTGCTGGTTTAGAATTCGCATTGGGTAAAGGAAAGCAATTAGCTTTCAGCAATCCAGTTGCTGCTTCTTACGACGAAGCTCTTCAGGCTAAAAACATTGCAAATTCTTTAAAAAGCGATTTAGATGCTCAAAAATCTGAAAACGCTAAATTAAGAACTGAAATGAATGACTTGTTAAAAGATACTGACGGTGACGGTGTTGCTGACAAATTGGATAAATGTCCTAACACTCCATCAGGAACTGTTGTTGATGGTGCTGGATGTCCATTAGTTGCTCCTGCTCCTGTTGTTACTGAAAAAGTAATCATCACTGAGGCTGATCGTAAAGTTGTTAAACAAGCAATTAAAGACTTAGAATTTGATTTGTCTAAAGCGACTATCAGAGCTAAATCATACCCTTCTTTAAACCGTGTTGCTAATTTATTAGTAACTAAAAACTTTAGCTTGAAATTAGCTGGTCACACTGATAACACAGGTTCAGCTGATTTGAACATGAGATTATCTAAAGACAGAGCTGAGTCAGTTAAAGCTTACTTAGTTTCTCAAGGTGCTAATGCATCTAGAATCGAAGCTACTGGTTACGGTAAAAACCAACCAATTGCAACTAACAAAACTGCTGCTGGTCGTCAGAAAAACAGAAGAGTAGAATTTACTTTATACTAG